The following coding sequences lie in one Arachis ipaensis cultivar K30076 chromosome B05, Araip1.1, whole genome shotgun sequence genomic window:
- the LOC110272082 gene encoding protein LONGIFOLIA 2-like, translated as MGLEELPDCTQACDTSSQMSCMSDGYNQHQSPVSPITRNQCLGTSRRDNALIGNSRFSLEPIPWRQPDASQDPDLQVSKGSETLTTASKPSHSVYGEIEKRIADLQFKNSGKDLRALKQILEAMQRYRDSLDITRDQETNYPSDRGLSESSKLQTPRQQTNPTFVTDDISSSPRGKKFPIIIMKPAQISRKSNVATKEMTNGKSGRIKFSTNDPKDGRLLDNIQSQTTKGTSSTNPFSQRFHSADKSNIKKTSKLMQASKVPQVINGEDTNNSSHTAETRSPRVQNKFSFEKRSPTN; from the coding sequence ATGGGACTGGAAGAACTCCCAGATTGCACACAAGCTTGTGATACTTCTTCACAAATGTCTTGCATGAGTGATGGATATAACCAACACCAAAGTCCAGTTTCCCCTATAACAAGAAACCAGTGCTTGGGGACTTCTAGAAGGGACAATGCCTTAATCGGAAATTCACGATTTTCACTTGAACCAATCCCATGGAGGCAACCTGATGCAAGCCAAGATCCTGATTTACAAGTTTCCAAGGGAAGTGAGACTTTGACAACAGCTTCAAAACCCTCCCACTCTGTATATGGTGAAATTGAGAAAAGGATTGCAGATCTTCAGTTTAAAAATTCAGGAAAAGATCTCAGAGCCCTTAAGCAGATTCTGGAAGCAATGCAGAGATACAGAGATTCACTAGATATTACAAGAGACCAGGAAACAAATTACCCTTCTGACAGAGGTCTGAGTGAAAGCTCGAAACTACAGACCCCAAGACAACAGACCAACCCAACATTTGTCACTGATGATATTTCAAGTTCACCCCGGGGTAAAAAGTTTCCAATTATCATCATGAAGCCAGCACAAATCTCAAGAAAATCCAATGTCGCTACCAAAGAAATGACTAATGGCAAATCAGGCCGCATCAAGTTTTCTACCAATGATCCCAAAGATGGAAGATTGCTTGACAATATTCAAAGTCAAACAACAAAAGGAACCAGTTCAACAAATCCTTTTAGTCAACGCTTCCATTCTGCAGATAAGAGTAACATAAAGAAAACTTCAAAATTAATGCAAGCCTCAAAAGTCCCTCAGGTCATCAATGGAGAGGACACCAATAACTCCAGCCATACAGCAGAGACTAGAAGCCCAAGAGTACAAAATAAGTTCAGTTTTGAGAAGCGATCACCTACAAACTAA